The region AAAATGAACAGAAAATGCATTTAATTATTGCTGGAAATATGTTCAACGTATATTACAAAAACAATTCAACatacatttaaaaaaaatcatctagTTTTAGAAATTGTTCACTATGTTATGAAAAATATATTCGccatatatttgaaaaatattcGCCATATATAAAAGATGTTCACCGCATAATTAAAATTTCTTGtcatcatatattaaaaaaatgttcagtgcATTTAAGAAAATATTCACCATGTTGAGAAAATTCTCGTCATATATAATGTTAAAGTATCAAAATTAGATTTAtataggaaaaaataaaaataaaaatagtgaaataggtaaaaaaagtGAATAAAAACAGGAAAGAACATAAATAACCAAAAGGTAGAGAAGTAAAGAGAAGTGGGCTGGGCCACAATATGCACTTCAAGAACCAGGAAGCGATCAATGTTGTAAAAGAGAAAACATGTGATGTTGCAGGCCGAAAAAGAAGAGAAAACCTCAAAGCCCAACCAATCTAGAAAATTTGTAGACAACACAACCAGCCTGATTATTATAGTATGACAAAACTCGATGGGGACCTCCTTTTGTGCGACCCGCATGGCATGAAGACGCGGAACACACACCTCACACTCCCCGCGCATGCCCGTTTGGGCCAACGAAATCGTCGAATTTCGTATAGAAAGAAAAGGAACCACTTCTATTCTCTTAGCACATGTACCCCTGTTTTTCTCATTTCATAACTctttttaatgatttttttctCCTGTAAAATAATTTGGGATTCCAAAAAGTTCCATTTTTTTAAATGTAAATTTTGAAAAATGGTCAACAAATAATATAATGTTCATGAATTCACAAAATTGTTCCGGAAATCATTAAATCTTCGCAGATTCCAAAAATGTTGGCATATTAAAATAATATTTCTGCTTTTCAGAAAAATGTTTGTGACTTTTGTACAAAATGTTTACAAAATTAAAAAATGGATTGCGAATTTCATAATttgtttccaaatttgaaaaaaaacattagttcatttgtttttcaaaaaatgagcatgcatttcaaaaaatgtttatcaaATCCAAAATTTTCCATCAATTTCAAGTTTTTTCGcaaaagtttgaatttttttcgctGATTAACTAAAATTTTCATTAATTTTGAAAAATCTACACAATTGAATAATTTTTTGggaattcaaaaatgttcacgGATTTGGAAAATGTTCgcaattaaaaaaatgtttatgaatctgaaaattgttcaTTAATTTGAAAGATATTtttaaaatgaaaaaagaaaatataaaataaagtaaaaaagaaaaaggaaaaagaaatttatagaaaaataaataaaaaagaaagaaaatagagaAAAGGGAAAAATGAAAAACCGGTTTAGGGAAGGTTCCCAAAACTGCCGGGGAAGAAATCCTTTATGGAACACTACCTGCGCGAGGGGGTATGCGCTAGGCCGCTATTGAACAACCTACGCGCCAAATAGGACTGACCGGCTCGATGACAGCCAACACAGTCGTTAATTTTAACCGATAAAGAACAAAAGAGGGATTGTGGGGACGgtgaaaaacgaaaaagaaaatgATGTCCACTTAGATATGACATAATTGTGTTACATCCAGATGTGACTTAGACACACCCACTTAAAAAATAACAAATAAACATGGATGTAGTGAACATAACCTAAACATCATATAAGTAGTCCTTACAAGTTCATCGGCTACTAGCTAGGACCTGAAGATTCTACCTTGATCCTTCCGTCGGAGTAACACAAAATAGGTGCCCGAACTGATTAACGTAAACGAGCGGTTCGAGAGGCGTGACACGTATCTTTGTTGGGTGTGTTTCTTCTTGCTTGACCCGTATCGACACATTATTGAATTCGCTGCCGCACGGCTTGCCGGGCTCCGCATGGTAGTACGTGACCATATTGCCATCCATCCACAGATAGCCGCCGCCTCCAAGCGTCGGGCCGTGGACCAACGAATCCGCCGACGGCGCGAACTGCGTGATGGTCGTCATGCCAGGCCTACGGGTCTTCCACTCAGCCGGGCCATCGTAGTCGATCATCGGCTTCCGCTCACACATCTCCTGAAACGCCCGAGCGCGATCCTCCTTGcttggctccggcggcggcggcacgccGGATGCCCCCGCGGGAGCCGACACCTGATTGGTTAAATCACAAATCAAGTTAGCCCAGATTTGATTAACAGGTTTACCTAGCCAAGCACGTAAAGTTTGAGATTTCGGGGATCGAGACCTCGATTATTTTGTAGGGGATGAAATGGCATCCGGCGGCCAAGTCTAGAGACGGGACCGCCGTGCACGGTCCGATCGCCTCCTTGGCGGGGTCCTGCAGCGCGCGCGCGGCGCCGGCTTCGGTCTCGAAGACGACCACCGCCCTCATCAGGAGGATGCAGATCGCGACTGCCTCGACGCCGTCGAACGCGGCGCGCACGTCCTCTGGGCCTTTCAACGAGCGGAGTTGGACCAGGACGAGGCGGCGGTGGAGGTCGGAGGTGTCCCCGGACCCGGAGAGCTGGTTCGCGACCGGGGCGAGGAGGCTCCGTACCACGCTTGCCGTGGCGGCGTCGTCGCCGTAGACGCGGCGAAGCATTATCACGTCCCTTCGTACCGGGACCTGCATGCTAATCACGTTAATTCGCTGTTTGATTGTTGCTATCTGAATCTCAGAACTAAGATCTGGGTGCTTCTCTGATCTGAAATATATGTAGGGGAGTTGTGGTCGGGTCCAACTTTTATGCCGGTTTCGGGTCCAATTATATTAGACTAAACGAACCGAGAGATTATAGCTAGGCAAACAGACAAAGGCGACTACTACGAGTCCTCGGACGAAATCGATCCGGTCGCCAGCCGTCCGATC is a window of Triticum dicoccoides isolate Atlit2015 ecotype Zavitan chromosome 2B, WEW_v2.0, whole genome shotgun sequence DNA encoding:
- the LOC119367484 gene encoding uncharacterized protein LOC119367484 — translated: MQVPVRRDVIMLRRVYGDDAATASVVRSLLAPVANQLSGSGDTSDLHRRLVLVQLRSLKGPEDVRAAFDGVEAVAICILLMRAVVVFETEAGAARALQDPAKEAIGPCTAVPSLDLAAGCHFIPYKIIEVSAPAGASGVPPPPEPSKEDRARAFQEMCERKPMIDYDGPAEWKTRRPGMTTITQFAPSADSLVHGPTLGGGGYLWMDGNMVTYYHAEPGKPCGSEFNNVSIRVKQEETHPTKIRVTPLEPLVYVNQFGHLFCVTPTEGSR